A section of the Salmo salar chromosome ssa05, Ssal_v3.1, whole genome shotgun sequence genome encodes:
- the LOC106605864 gene encoding LOW QUALITY PROTEIN: zinc finger protein 574 (The sequence of the model RefSeq protein was modified relative to this genomic sequence to represent the inferred CDS: deleted 2 bases in 1 codon) encodes MDDQQEDPEGTYDVQHQYMCSECHQLFNTLEEVLMHQQIHTGQEGEEGEAGEAMAIQGISEYGDSQYQCLECGALLRNPDELLLHQELHMREAGLETEDHELCEVLETDEAGTEGQVSGPVQYQCLDCLALFDSPEVWLAHRQTHSKSSTHSATETEYVLQPDGTVTPLVSVQNFVLSEQQAGEILAQVLAQQQHQSAPQPSTPSRATFLPPVSPFPARPQCLQICSAQALADGSSTPGLRRAKLLPPLLTPLGVGSVGKLEVPENGLQRLEVALSAVREEQQGEVVIFHPYECSECALLFQTPEDFLQHQGEHFLAQEKESGEDGVMMGYEEDGGREEEREEENGGRVAEDRGKGTGRRALAKRSRNTPLCLHCSQCQRTFTSANRLAAHRRVHEHGTYECRECDKVFKKAMSLQTHMRSHSGEARYLCVDCGHGFNTEMTLIIHRKSHTAEPLHRCEHCAKTFTNMTKFLYHRRTHTTKAATPVVLVPAVPRRMSLSALSILQRARALRDGGEGSPMETEGDEENLMAPLTEAEMEIGESGEDTASSSLSRAEGGKENGVDVEGTPGGSGESQPGEQTADPGSSTDPNPSGPAGPRGAFPCPSCPQAFPSLLHLVKHRHTAHVSERHFKCSVCTKTFKKQMHLRNHLRTHTGERPFQCSDCGKTFSSLANLSRHNLTHSGVRPYRCDICHRTFTQSSNLRQHRLLHANLPPWPCPDCPATFVRPAKLAAHRYTVHPGAPAPFSCPHCQAGFLHRRKRDRHCQEVHPTEAQADREGGLESQPQVCPDGEPLSEPSTSEDTGTTSIMRGGLDCTVCGKKLNSAANWRLHQLSHGLVPGRTCGGAVARGKSHQCLTCGKLFVSSSGVTLHQRIHTGERPFPCNLCGKRFRQNTHLREHLRTHTGERPFRCEICDKGFVQSMHLAEHRRTHTGERPHACLVCGKAFKSFSNLRNHRKTHARQQRQEEAAAAQVAMETSAAVALVEASQVELANGQPQLIHIQTSALQQTQGTPTIMCNEFGETIAIIETSEGGTLPLAEAIEIYHTALENSLGMDTITVDSLQLI; translated from the exons ATGGATGACCAGCAGGAGGACCCAGAGGGCACGTACGACGTGCAGCACCAGTACATGTGCAGCGAGTGCCACCAGCTCTTCAACACCCTAGAAGAAGTGCTGATGCACCAGCAGATCCACACAGggcaggagggagaagagggggaggctggggaggcCATGGCCATCCAGGGCATCTCAGAGTACGGGGACAGCCAGTACCAGTGCCTGGAGTGTGGTGCCCTCCTCAGGAACCCAGATGAACTGCTACTGCACCAGGAGCTGCACATGAGAGAGGCAGGGTTGGAGACAGAGGACCATg AACTGTGTGAGGTGTTGGAGACAGACGAGGCAGGGACAGAGGGCCAGGTGTCGGGGCCTGTCCAGTACCAGTGTCTAGACTGCCTGGCCCTGTTTGACTCTCCAGAGGTGTGGCTGGcccacagacagacccacagcaAGAGCAGCACACACAGTGCCACAGAGACT gagTATGTGCTGCAGCCCGATGGTACTGTGACACCCTTGGTCAGTGTTCAGAACTTTGTCTTGAGTGAACAACAAGCCGGGGAGATCTTAGCACAG GTCCTGGCCCAACAACAACATCAGTCTGCCCCCCAGCCCTCGACCCCCTCCCGGGCCACCTTCCTACCCCCCGTCTCCCCCTTCCCGGCTCGGCCACAATGC CTCCAGATCTGCAGTGCCCAGGCCCTGGCCGATGGCTCCAGCACCCCCGGCCTACGGCGCGCCAAGCTGCTGCCCCCTCTGCTCACTCCTCTAGGGGTGGGCTCGGTAGGAAAGCTGGAGGTTCCAGAGAACGGCCTCCAGAGACTGGAGGTGGCGCTGTCTGCTGTCCGGGAGGAGCAGCAGGGGGAGGTGGTGATCTTCCACCCCTATGAGTGCTCCGAGTGTGCCCTCCTCTTCCAGACCCCAGAGGACTTCCTGCAACACCAGGGGGAGCACTTCCTGGCCCAGGAGAAGGAGAGCGGTGAGGACGGGGTGATGATGGGATACgaggaggacggagggagggaggaggagagagaggaggagaatggggggagggtggcagaggaTAGGGGGAAGGGAACGGGGAGACGCGCCCTGGCTAAAAGATCTAGAAACACACCCCTATGCCTGCACTGCAGCCAATGCCAGCGTACCTTCACGTCAGCCAATCGGCTGGCGGCAcacaggcgcgtgcacgagcatGGCACATACGAGTGCCGGGAGTGTGACAAGGTGTTTAAGAAGGCGATGTCACTGCAGACACACATGCGCTCTCACTCCGGGGAGGCTCGGTATCtgtgtgtggactgtggtcaCGGCTTCAACACAGAGATGACCCTCATCATACACAG GAAGTCTCACACAGCAGAGCCGCTCCACAGGTGTGAGCACTGTGCCAAGACCTTCACCAATATGACCAAGTTCCTGTACCACCgtagaacacacaccaccaaagCAGCTACCCCTGTCGTCCTG GTCCCAGCGGTCCCCAGGAGGATGTCCCTGTCAGCCCTGTCCATCCTTCAGAGAGCCCGGGCCCTGAGGGATGGGGGTGAGGGCAGCCCCATGGAGACGGAGGGGGACGAGGAGAACCTGATGGCCCCCCTTACCGAGGCAGAGATGGAGATAGGCGAGTCGGGGGAGGACACTGCCTCCAGCTCCCTGAGCAGggcagagggaggaaaggagaacgGGGTGGATGTGGAGGGGACACCAGGGGGCAGTGGAGAGTCCCAACCGGGAGAACAGACTGCTGATCCTGGTTCCtctactgaccctaacccctctgGTCCAGCTGGTCCCCGGGGCGCGTTCCCCTGCCCCTCCTGCCCTCAGGCTTTCCCCTCCCTGCTCCACCTGGTCAAACACCGCCATACGGCCCACGTATCCGAGCGACACTTCAAGTGCTCCGTGTGCACCAAGACCTTCAAGAAGCAGATGCACCTACGCAACCACCTGCGTACGCACACCGGCGAGCGGCCCTTCCAGTGCTCAGACTGCGGAAAGACCTTCTCGTCCCTGGCCAACCTGTCTCGCCACAACCTCACCCACTCTGGCGTGCGCCCCTACCGCTGCGACATCTGCCACCGGACATTCACCCAGTCATCTAACCTCCGGCAGCACCGCCTACTCCATGCCAACCTCCCTCCCTGGCCCTGCCCGGACTGCCCCGCCACCTTCGTACGGCCGGCCAAGCTAGCCGCCCACCGCTACACTGTTCACCCGGGGGCCCCGGCCCCGTTCTCCTGCCCCCACTGCCAGGCTGGCTTTCTGCACAGGAGGAAGAGAGACCGGCACTGTCAGGAGGTCCACCCCACTGAGgcccaggcagacagagagggagggttagagagccAGCCCCAAGTGTGCCCTGACGGGGAGCCCCTCTCAGAGCCCTCCACCTCAGAAGACACAGGGACCACCAGCATCATGAGAGGGGGCCTGGACTGCACTGTGTGTGGGAAGAAGCTCAACTCTGCAGCCAACTGGCGTCTGCATCAGCTGAGCCACGGCCTGGTTCCTGGTCGGACCTGTGGTGGTGCAGTGGCCAGGGGTAAATCCCACCAGTGCCTAACCTGCGGTAAGCTGTTTGTCTCCTCCTCAGGCGTGACCTTGCATCAGCGCATCCACACAGGAGAGCGCCCCTTCCCCTGCAACCTGTGTGGCAAGCGCTTCCGGCAGAACACGCACCTGCGAGAGCACTTGCGCACGCATACGGGGGAGCGGCCGTTCCGCTGCGAAATATGTGACAAGGGCTTTGTCCAGAGCATGCACCTGGCGGAGCACCGGCGTACGCACACGGGGGAACGCCCCCACGCCTGTCTGGTGTGTGGCAAGGCCTTCAAGTCCTTCTCCAACCTGCGGAACCACAGGAAGACCCACGCACGCCAGCAGAGGCAGGAGGAGGCGGCCGCAGCACAGGTTGCCATGGAGACCAGTGCCGCCGTGGCGCTAGTGGAGGCATCCCAGGTGGAACTGGCCAATGGGCAGCCTCAGCTGATCCACATACAGACGTCGGCCCTACAGCAG ACCCAGGGTACTCCCACCATCATGTGTAATGAGTTCGGAGAGACCATCGCCATCATAGAGACCAGTGAGGGAGGAACCCTACCCCTGGCTGAGGCTATAGAGATCTACCACACAGCCCTGGAGAACAGTCTGGGGATGGACACCATCACTGTAGACAGTCTACAGCTCATCTAA